A region of the Rhizobium binae genome:
CTCGAGACGATGTCGCGCATGGCATCGAGCGTCACCACGCGGCTCGAATCGAAGTTCGGCGTAAACGTCGTCGGCGCATGGCTGGCCGTCGTCGTTTCGAGCGGACGCCCCTCGGCCTTCCAGCCGTCGAGACCGCCGTCGAGCACGAAGACGTTTTTTGCCCCCATCACCCGGAACAGCCACCAGACGCGCGGCGAGGCGAACAGGCCGATGCCGTCATAGACGACGATCCGATCATTCTCGCTGATGCCGAGCCGGCCGACTTCGGCAGCGAAATAGTCGGGTGAGGGTATCGTGTGCGGCAGCGACGCTGAATGGTCGGCGATCTTGTCCTGATCGAAACGGATGGCGCCGGGAATATGGCCGGCCGCATATTCGGCATCCGCATCGCGTTTCTGCACCGGCAGATAGAAGGAGGCGTCCAGCACACGCAGATCCGGTTTGCCGAGTTCGGCCTGCAGCCAGTCGGCCGAGACGACGAAACGGCTCTTGCTCTCAGTCATCATGGTCTCCCCTGTCAGGCTTCGTCGCCGGGCGCACCGAAGCGGATGCGGAAGCGCCGGTTCTCCTTGCCCTTCTTCTCGATC
Encoded here:
- the sseA gene encoding 3-mercaptopyruvate sulfurtransferase; its protein translation is MTESKSRFVVSADWLQAELGKPDLRVLDASFYLPVQKRDADAEYAAGHIPGAIRFDQDKIADHSASLPHTIPSPDYFAAEVGRLGISENDRIVVYDGIGLFASPRVWWLFRVMGAKNVFVLDGGLDGWKAEGRPLETTTASHAPTTFTPNFDSSRVVTLDAMRDIVSSGAMQIADARSAGRFAATEPEPRAGMRSGHMPGARSLPSGVFASRGRFKSLPELRQTIEDAGIDLSKPVVTSCGSGITAAIITLALESLGHQDNKLYDGSWSEWGSRDDTPVVIGPPTPVKA